In Lolium rigidum isolate FL_2022 chromosome 3, APGP_CSIRO_Lrig_0.1, whole genome shotgun sequence, the genomic window TAAAAACCACACGAAGAAAAAGCAGGCACATTTAAACCCGTTCCCCAAATCTTATGGATCGATGGAACACGAACGGGTAGGTACCTCGGCGCAGGCGTCCGCGTACTTGATCTCGGGGAGGTCGGCCAGCCGGCGGGACCTCCTGGGAGGCGAGggggccaccaccgccgccgcgtgGAATATCCTGCGCCTCTTGTGCTTCTGCGCAGACGCAAAACAGGCAACGAAACACACGATTAATCACCAGGGAGCGGAGCGGCGGCAGAGGAAACGGAAGATGGcaaggaaggaggaggagggatggGTGAGTTACCATGGGGGACGGGGTCTtgggggcgacggcggcggagagtTGGCGCAGGTTGAGCGCCTCCATCTTGCGCTTGTTCTCCTGCACCGTCCTCTCCCGCTCCGCCTCGTACGGCGACATCCCCTTCTTCTCgaccgccatcgccgccgtggatTGGAAGCCGCGGCGGAGCAGAAGCGATTGGATTCTTGtggaggcaggcggcggcggaggtggcgagGGTTTAAGGCTGGGAATGGGAGGGGATTGGGGGGGTTTTCAAGGTGGGCAGGCAGAGGAAGGAAATCGACCGTTGGAGAAACGCACGGGTAAAATGGTAAACAAACCGCCGCATATCTCGAAGCTGGCAGAAGCGTCtgtgggccgggccgggccgggaacGGGGGAGGGGCCCAGCCGCTCGCTCCGGCCCAGCGAGTCACAGTGGTGGACTTTGGGTTGTTCACACGAGTTGACTAGGAGGCAGAAGAAGAAACACCAGTGGCTGGATCGGCTGCTCTGCCTGCTGCGGCTCTCGGCGGGCTGGTCGACGGCGGCGAGGATGAGGGTGGCGGTGACGGGCGCGACGGGGTACCTGGGCGGGCGCCTGTGCGCGGCGCTGGCGGGCGCGGGCCACGACGTGCGGGCGTTCGTGCGCCGCACCAGCGACGCCTCAGGCCTGCCGGACGCCGTCGAGCTCGCCTACGGCGACGTCGGCGACGCGGACTCCCTCGCCGCCGCGTTCCACGGGTGCGACGCCGtcttccacgccgccgcgtcCGTCGAGCCATGGCTACCCGACCCCTCCGTCTTCACTGCCGTACGTGTGCAATATACTCACTGAATCCTGTTCAGGTCCCCTTTTGTTCACATTTTCTTCTAGGGATTGCTGTAGAAAAATTGGGGCGACAAGGTTTGCTGTTTCCGAAGTGGACCAGTGTTTCCAAAATCAACAGCATGTCATGATGCATGGATTTTCTGTAAGATCATCCTGAATCTGCTGCCAACCTGTTTTAAGTTGCCTTGAAGTACTCAGTAAAATTTACCGTTTACAGTCATAAGAATTGAAAAAGGGGATACCAAGCTAGCTGAAATTAGCAAGGTAGTGCGTAGAACCGGAAGGCGCATTAAGCGTGTGTGTTTTCTGCTGTGGTTAACAGGTCAATGTGAGAGGGCTTGAGAATGTGCTGAAGGCAGCCAAGAGAACACCAACAGTAAAGAAGATTGTATATACGTCGTCGTTCTTCGCACTTGGCACAACAGATGGCTACGTCGCAGACGAGACACAGGTAATATTGTAGTATTGGCTTTCCTTGTTTTCCATCTTGCTAGAATGATccttgcacaacaaatttgtccaGTAGGTTCTGTTACAGGCTATTGTCAATGTCTCAAATTCTGCTGTTGTTGGCTAGCATGTCCGTGTGCATAAGACCATAGTTTGCTGAtagatacttgttctacttgattGCATTGAACTATAGATTGTAGGTTTTCTGTAATTGTGACATCTTGAAACCTGGCTGTCCTGGTTACATACACTATTTCCAGGAACAATGCTGATTGATTCAGTAACACCCAGCTAAACTGCTACTCCGCTATCAAATTCCAAACGCAAATTCTGATGAATTGGATTAGTGGAGTACCGAATGCTTTGAATTATATACATCTATATGCAAAAGCTTTTGCACAGACGCTGCAAAATGAAACAAAGCTAAATGTTCTAATTTGCAGATGCATCAAGGGAAAACATTTTGCACGGAGTACGAGAAATCAAAGGTTCTTGCGGATAGAATCGCATTGCAGGCAGCAGCGGAGGGAGTGCCAATAACCATTGTCTACCCAGGAGTTATCTACGGTCCTGGAAAACTTACAACTGGAAACCTTGTCTCCCGCATTGTATGAGAACCTTCTTGCCCGTGCATATGCCATTTTAGTTATTTATCTCTTATTGGTGCATGATTAACCTGAAAAATGGTCATGAGCAGAAATTGAACCTTGGTGCTTCTTGCAGTTAATTGAAAGGTTTAATGGTCGCCTACCTGGTTACATTGGAGATGGGTATGACAGAGAATCATTCTGCCATGTCGATGATGTTGTTAGTGGACACATAGCAGCTATGGAGAAGGGCAGAGTGGGCGAAAGATATCTCCTCACCGGAGAAAACATGTCATTCATGCAGATTTTCAACATGGCTGCTAGTATCACAAGCACAAGAGCTCCCTGGTTCCACGTACCGCTCTGGGCGATTGAAATATATGGGTGGATTTCAGTCTTCATTTCTCGCA contains:
- the LOC124696291 gene encoding putative dihydroflavonol 4-reductase; translation: MRVAVTGATGYLGGRLCAALAGAGHDVRAFVRRTSDASGLPDAVELAYGDVGDADSLAAAFHGCDAVFHAAASVEPWLPDPSVFTAVNVRGLENVLKAAKRTPTVKKIVYTSSFFALGTTDGYVADETQMHQGKTFCTEYEKSKVLADRIALQAAAEGVPITIVYPGVIYGPGKLTTGNLVSRILIERFNGRLPGYIGDGYDRESFCHVDDVVSGHIAAMEKGRVGERYLLTGENMSFMQIFNMAASITSTRAPWFHVPLWAIEIYGWISVFISRITGKLPLISYPTVRVLRHQWAYSCDKAKRELGYSPRNLTEGLAEMLLWLKDEKLIKF